One segment of Radiobacillus kanasensis DNA contains the following:
- a CDS encoding MDR family MFS transporter — protein sequence MKWKDWDRNLRIRLFGEGTMNLLFWAYFPFMTIYFDDAFGKGKTGMLIILSQAFSVIASLVGGYCADRFGRKRMMVLASSSQFLTFLIFAYANSPWLDSPVLTFISFSLLGVWGALYWPASHAMVADVVPEKHRTSVFAVFYTSINIAVVVGPILGSFVFYSYRFEMLVVGAILNGIVAFVLQKYLSETTVLKERKASQKTSWYKAVWEELSDYRVIARDKTFLLFIIAGVLVAQTFMQLDLLIAVYTSEVVENQQLFAIGDWDVTVSGEGAFALVLAENGLLVALFTVYISRVISRWKERNVFILSCLLYALGISLYGLTESIWVFMIAVLLFTIGELIVVGSQESFVAKLAPDHMRGQYFSAASLRFTIGKLIAPISLVLTNYFSYSQVFAFLGFLSLLSAGTYYIMFKRIDKETEAAVS from the coding sequence ATGAAATGGAAAGATTGGGATCGAAACTTAAGGATTCGATTATTTGGGGAAGGAACGATGAATTTACTGTTCTGGGCTTACTTCCCGTTTATGACGATATATTTTGATGATGCTTTTGGAAAAGGGAAAACCGGAATGTTAATCATTCTATCCCAAGCTTTTTCTGTCATCGCTAGTTTAGTTGGCGGATATTGTGCGGATCGTTTTGGTAGGAAAAGAATGATGGTACTTGCTTCAAGCTCTCAGTTTCTTACCTTTCTGATATTCGCTTATGCCAATTCACCGTGGTTAGACTCCCCTGTCCTTACGTTTATTTCTTTTAGTCTACTAGGGGTATGGGGCGCTTTATATTGGCCAGCATCTCATGCAATGGTTGCGGATGTCGTGCCAGAAAAACATAGAACCTCTGTATTTGCTGTCTTTTACACGTCCATTAATATTGCGGTTGTCGTTGGTCCTATCCTGGGAAGCTTTGTTTTTTATAGCTATCGATTTGAAATGCTAGTCGTTGGAGCGATATTGAATGGGATTGTGGCCTTTGTATTGCAAAAATATTTAAGTGAAACGACCGTATTAAAGGAAAGAAAAGCGTCCCAAAAGACTAGTTGGTATAAAGCGGTATGGGAAGAGCTAAGTGATTATCGTGTCATTGCCCGAGATAAAACTTTTCTATTGTTTATTATAGCAGGTGTACTAGTAGCGCAGACGTTTATGCAGCTGGATTTACTCATTGCGGTGTACACAAGTGAAGTGGTAGAAAATCAACAGTTGTTCGCGATTGGAGATTGGGATGTCACGGTAAGTGGGGAAGGTGCTTTTGCCCTAGTACTTGCTGAAAATGGATTATTAGTCGCTTTATTCACCGTCTATATCTCGCGTGTGATTAGTAGATGGAAGGAAAGAAACGTCTTTATTCTGTCGTGTTTGCTCTATGCACTTGGAATTTCCTTGTACGGACTGACAGAAAGCATTTGGGTATTTATGATTGCGGTCTTGTTGTTTACGATAGGAGAGCTTATCGTCGTGGGAAGTCAGGAAAGCTTTGTTGCCAAGCTGGCACCAGATCATATGCGTGGGCAGTACTTTTCAGCGGCAAGCTTGCGGTTTACCATAGGGAAATTAATCGCCCCAATTAGTCTTGTTTTGACGAATTATTTTTCTTATTCGCAAGTATTTGCTTTCCTAGGCTTTTTGTCCTTACTTAGTGCAGGAACCTACTACATCATGTTTAAGCGTATCGATAAAGAAACAGAAGCTGCTGTTAGCTAA
- the lipA gene encoding lipoyl synthase, translating to MTKQEEHVRKPEWLKIKLNTNKSYNRLKKLMRDKRLNTVCEEAKCPNIHECWSERKTATFMILGDTCTRGCRFCAVKTGLPNELDWDEPNRVAESVEIMGLKHVVVTAVARDDLNDGGAAVFAETVRATRKRNPGCTIEILPSDMKGDYESLHTLMDSKPDIFNHNIETVRRLTKKVRAIAMYDRSLQLLERVKEIAPNTPTKSSIMVGLGETKEELIETMDDLRAHKVDIVTIGQYLQPTKKHLKVERYLHPDEFEDLKQIALDKGFTHCESGPLVRSSYHADEQVNATSAQRRIQYMKGYESQGEKLEKFNF from the coding sequence ATGACTAAGCAGGAGGAACATGTAAGGAAACCCGAATGGCTTAAGATTAAGCTCAATACAAACAAATCGTACAACCGCTTGAAAAAGCTAATGCGCGATAAACGGCTGAACACGGTTTGTGAGGAGGCAAAATGTCCAAACATTCATGAATGCTGGAGTGAAAGAAAAACAGCTACCTTTATGATTCTCGGTGATACTTGTACACGCGGCTGCCGCTTTTGCGCAGTAAAAACAGGACTACCGAATGAATTAGATTGGGATGAACCAAACCGTGTTGCTGAATCAGTCGAAATCATGGGGCTAAAACACGTAGTAGTAACAGCTGTTGCTCGGGATGATTTAAACGACGGTGGTGCTGCCGTATTTGCTGAAACCGTTCGTGCTACCCGTAAAAGAAACCCTGGCTGTACAATTGAAATCCTTCCCTCTGACATGAAGGGAGACTACGAAAGCTTACATACTCTCATGGATAGTAAACCAGATATTTTTAATCACAATATCGAAACCGTGAGGAGATTAACAAAAAAAGTAAGAGCGATTGCTATGTATGACCGGTCCCTTCAGCTCTTAGAGCGAGTGAAAGAAATTGCTCCAAATACCCCAACGAAATCAAGTATCATGGTCGGTCTTGGCGAAACGAAAGAAGAACTAATCGAAACAATGGATGACTTGCGTGCCCACAAAGTTGATATTGTAACAATTGGGCAATACTTGCAACCAACCAAAAAACATTTAAAGGTAGAGCGCTATTTACATCCAGATGAATTTGAAGATCTGAAACAAATTGCACTAGATAAAGGCTTTACTCACTGTGAGTCTGGTCCACTCGTTCGTTCTTCCTACCATGCTGACGAACAAGTTAACGCGACTTCTGCCCAACGACGAATACAGTACATGAAGGGTTATGAATCTCAGGGAGAAAAACTAGAGAAGTTTAACTTTTAA
- a CDS encoding peptidylprolyl isomerase translates to MKKFAIAVMATGVLTLAACSSQDDSEAVVETKAGNVTKEEFYNALQKESGETVLQELVMKKVLEDNYDVKDSDVDDQLKQLKEQYGDQFESVLQQSGFSDEDAFKEVLRLNMLQEKAITEGIEVTDEEINQKYERMQTEVKASHILVSDEETAKKVKKQLDEGKDFAQLAKDFSTDTASAENGGDLGFFGTGAMVPEFEDAAYGMEVGAVSDPVQTDNGWHIIKVTDKREVEDVEPLEDIKDDVKREIANSKVDNAKAQEKLNKLIEDADVDVKIEDFKDLFKTEKAAS, encoded by the coding sequence CAGTCGTGGAAACAAAAGCTGGTAATGTAACAAAAGAAGAATTTTATAATGCACTACAAAAGGAATCCGGTGAAACTGTTCTTCAGGAACTCGTAATGAAAAAAGTTCTAGAAGACAACTACGACGTGAAGGATTCCGACGTAGATGATCAACTAAAACAATTAAAAGAGCAATACGGAGACCAATTTGAATCCGTCTTACAGCAAAGTGGTTTTTCTGATGAGGATGCTTTTAAAGAGGTACTTCGCTTAAATATGCTTCAAGAAAAAGCCATCACAGAAGGCATTGAAGTAACAGATGAAGAAATCAACCAAAAATATGAGCGTATGCAAACAGAAGTAAAAGCGAGTCATATTCTAGTAAGTGACGAAGAAACAGCTAAAAAAGTGAAAAAACAATTGGATGAAGGGAAAGACTTTGCTCAATTGGCAAAAGACTTCTCTACGGATACAGCAAGTGCTGAAAATGGTGGAGATCTAGGTTTCTTTGGTACAGGTGCAATGGTTCCTGAATTTGAAGATGCTGCTTATGGCATGGAAGTTGGAGCAGTTAGTGACCCTGTCCAAACTGATAACGGCTGGCACATCATCAAAGTAACGGACAAGCGTGAAGTGGAAGATGTAGAGCCACTTGAAGACATTAAAGATGATGTTAAGCGTGAAATTGCGAATAGCAAAGTAGACAATGCAAAAGCACAAGAAAAGCTCAATAAGCTAATCGAAGATGCAGATGTAGATGTTAAAATTGAAGATTTTAAAGATCTATTCAAAACAGAAAAAGCGGCTAGCTAA
- a CDS encoding sporulation YhaL family protein: MILGIPWWVYMFIGFIFFSGYMSFRAMRAEKKLEQRYIEQEGKVFMDRISERRNEKDEEFEQKKVISG; the protein is encoded by the coding sequence ATGATTTTAGGAATCCCTTGGTGGGTTTATATGTTTATTGGATTTATTTTCTTTAGTGGATATATGTCTTTTCGCGCTATGAGGGCAGAAAAAAAACTAGAGCAGCGATACATTGAACAGGAAGGCAAAGTGTTCATGGATCGGATTTCTGAAAGGCGAAACGAGAAGGACGAAGAGTTCGAACAGAAAAAAGTTATTTCAGGATAA
- the yhaM gene encoding 3'-5' exoribonuclease YhaM, translated as MKKGIAFYSVGDVFDHFLLIKAATKGVASNGKPFLTLILKDTSGEIEAKLWEATPEDEELFQTEMLVRVTGDLNQFRGRSQLKIHSIRPAQPTDGVHISDFIEKAPVDKETLLEQLTEIIFEMANPNLQRIVRYFIKKYQDDLLIYPAAVKNHHEYVSGLAYHVVSMLRIAKELKTLYPDVNKDLLYAGIILHDLGKLKELSGVTAPSYTLEGKLIGHIPIMVEEIGQAAKELQIDSEEVLILQHMILSHHGKAEWGSPKPPLVREAELLHLIDLIDAKMNMLNRALEKIQPGEFTERLFAMDNRQFYKPSFEEK; from the coding sequence ATGAAAAAAGGGATTGCATTTTATAGTGTGGGAGACGTATTTGATCATTTCTTATTAATAAAGGCCGCAACCAAGGGTGTTGCCAGTAACGGAAAGCCTTTCTTAACCCTTATTTTAAAGGATACATCAGGAGAAATTGAAGCAAAGCTTTGGGAAGCTACTCCAGAGGATGAAGAGTTGTTCCAAACCGAAATGCTAGTAAGGGTAACGGGGGATCTCAATCAGTTTCGTGGTCGATCACAGCTTAAGATCCATTCCATTCGTCCCGCTCAGCCTACTGATGGGGTCCATATAAGTGATTTCATTGAAAAGGCACCGGTTGATAAAGAAACCCTTCTAGAGCAGCTCACGGAAATCATCTTTGAAATGGCAAACCCCAATTTGCAAAGAATCGTTCGTTATTTTATAAAAAAATATCAGGATGATCTATTAATCTATCCGGCAGCAGTAAAAAATCACCATGAGTATGTATCTGGTTTAGCCTATCATGTGGTATCTATGCTCAGAATTGCCAAAGAACTTAAAACCCTTTACCCGGACGTGAATAAAGACCTCCTTTATGCGGGAATCATTCTTCATGATCTAGGAAAGTTAAAAGAACTGTCTGGAGTTACGGCTCCTTCTTATACGTTAGAAGGAAAGCTAATCGGTCATATTCCAATTATGGTAGAGGAAATTGGACAAGCAGCAAAAGAACTGCAAATAGATAGTGAAGAAGTATTGATTTTACAGCATATGATTCTAAGTCACCATGGCAAGGCAGAGTGGGGAAGTCCAAAGCCACCATTAGTGAGAGAAGCAGAGCTTCTGCATCTCATTGATTTAATCGATGCAAAAATGAACATGTTGAACAGGGCACTGGAAAAAATCCAACCAGGAGAATTTACAGAGCGATTATTTGCGATGGATAATCGTCAGTTTTATAAGCCGTCGTTTGAAGAAAAGTAA
- a CDS encoding lipoate--protein ligase family protein has protein sequence MEDTWYFIDSGRCHPAFNMAMDETLLQWHSKGKLPPIIRFYGWQPAGLSLGYFQRVEGKIDVEGAKKHGVELVRRLTGGRAVLHDQELTYSVIVSESHGKMPKTVKEAYLVISKGLLEGFRNLELQADFAIPEGKLQSTDSAVCFEEPSWYELIVEGKKAAGSAQTRQKGVILQHGSIPLNVDNNKLYDMFVYPNDKLKARAIRAFGDKAVAINQLSKTKITFERAKEAFKEGFSDGLQVNLESYTPPLEMLDEVHELMETKYKSDKWNYSR, from the coding sequence ATGGAAGATACATGGTACTTTATCGATTCTGGACGATGTCATCCCGCCTTTAACATGGCAATGGATGAAACCTTATTACAATGGCACAGTAAAGGAAAGCTTCCACCAATCATTCGCTTTTATGGCTGGCAGCCTGCTGGTTTATCCCTTGGATATTTTCAAAGAGTAGAGGGAAAAATTGATGTGGAAGGTGCAAAAAAGCATGGAGTTGAGCTTGTCCGGAGACTAACTGGTGGTAGGGCTGTCCTTCATGATCAAGAACTTACATATAGCGTAATAGTTTCGGAAAGCCATGGGAAAATGCCGAAAACCGTAAAAGAAGCTTATCTTGTTATCTCAAAAGGATTATTGGAGGGTTTTCGGAATCTAGAATTACAGGCAGACTTCGCTATTCCAGAAGGTAAGTTACAATCGACAGACTCTGCGGTTTGCTTTGAAGAGCCTTCGTGGTACGAACTAATTGTAGAAGGAAAAAAAGCAGCAGGAAGTGCACAGACAAGACAAAAAGGGGTCATCTTACAACACGGCTCTATTCCACTCAACGTGGATAACAACAAGCTTTACGACATGTTTGTCTATCCGAATGACAAGTTAAAGGCAAGGGCAATTCGTGCATTCGGTGATAAAGCAGTTGCTATTAACCAATTATCGAAGACAAAGATTACGTTTGAACGAGCAAAAGAAGCATTTAAGGAAGGGTTTTCGGACGGACTACAAGTAAACCTTGAGTCATATACTCCCCCACTTGAAATGCTTGACGAAGTACATGAGCTAATGGAAACCAAATATAAATCAGACAAGTGGAACTATTCTCGTTAA